The following are encoded in a window of Ricinus communis isolate WT05 ecotype wild-type chromosome 4, ASM1957865v1, whole genome shotgun sequence genomic DNA:
- the LOC8289627 gene encoding splicing factor-like protein 1, giving the protein MDSLNHQFQSFDPSQPPPPETLDSHFENHPPPPPPQDESQILDSQNLDRTLNGNAQTILNNGNDTALKIPKPLLSENGLTNTNSGDRDFSGGEEETTSRRRRRSRWDPPADSTANSNSNNNSQSTDANNSDSGTGGTTRKRKSRWADDEPKPTIQLPDFMKDFTGGIEFDPEIQALNARLLEITRLFQSGMPLDDRPEGARSPSPEPIYDNMGIRINTREFRARERLTKERQDILTQMIKRNPAFKPPADYRPPKLQKKLYIPMKEYPGYNFIGLIIGPRGNTQKRMERETGAKIVIRGKGSVKEGRLQQKRDLKPDPSENEDLHVLVEAETQEALDAAAGMVEKLLQPVDEVLNEHKRQQLRELAALNGTIRDEEYCRLCGEQGHRQYACPSRTTTFKSDVLCKICGDGGHPTIDCPVKGTTGKKMDDEYQNFLAELGGTMPESSTKQTATLALGPGSSGSNPPWSSSNTGGLGSANQAGGLGANGVKPIKEYDDTNLYIGYLPPNLDDDGLIGLFSAFGDIVMAKVIKDRVTGVSKGYGFVKYRDIQMANNAIASMNGYRIDGRTIAVRVAGKPPQPTVPPGPPASTMPAYPIASQPVGAYPSQQFTPGGPLPNAPPAGYAGPPASYGGAPVPWGPPVPPPYAPYAPPPPGSTMYPPVPGQPMPPYGYPPPVQPAPSGAPTPTVTSSEAQQSYPPGVQSENSTSAPPSSSNIYCSSVAVPSGAQPAYVTASLGYSSYYNAVPPPPPAPASTGDHTQGISNVPWAPNPPLPPPVSSSSEKTAYGADSEYEKFMAEMK; this is encoded by the coding sequence ATGGATTCCCTAAACCATCAATTTCAATCTTTCGATCCTTCTCAACCTCCTCCACCAGAAACCCTAGATTCCCACTTCGAAAACCACCCTCCTCCTCCACCTCCACAAGATGAATCTCAAATCCTCGATTCCCAAAACCTAGACAGAACCCTAAACGGAAATGCCCAAACCATCCTCAACAATGGCAACGACACCGCTCTTAAAATTCCCAAACCCTTGCTATCAGAGAACGGTCTCACCAATACAAACAGCGGCGACAGAGATTTCTCCGGAGGCGAAGAGGAGACAACCAGCCGTCGACGTAGACGCAGCCGATGGGACCCGCCGGCTGATTCCACCGCCAACAGTAacagtaataataatagtcaATCCACTGACGCCAATAATAGTGATTCCGGTACTGGTGGTACTACACGGAAACGAAAATCGCGGTGGGCTGATGATGAGCCAAAACCAACGATTCAGCTTCCTGATTTTATGAAAGATTTTACTGGAGGTATTGAATTTGACCCTGAAATTCAGGCTTTAAATGCTAGGCTTCTAGAAATTACTAGACTGTTTCAATCAGGTATGCCTTTAGATGACAGACCTGAAGGAGCTAGGTCTCCTTCTCCTGAACCAATTTATGACAACATGGGAATTAGAATCAACACTAGAGAGTTTAGGGCTAGAGAGAGATTGACCAAAGAGAGACAAGATATCCTTACTCAGATGATCAAGAGAAACCCTGCTTTTAAGCCTCCTGCTGATTACAGGCCGCCTAAGCTTCAGAAGAAGCTTTATATACCCATGAAGGAATATCCagggtataattttattggtttGATTATTGGGCCAAGAGGAAATACACAGAAGAGAATGGAGAGAGAAACAGGAGCAAAAATTGTTATTCGGGGTAAAGGATCAGTCAAGGAAGGGAGGTTGCAGCAGAAAAGGGATTTGAAACCTGACCCATCGGAGAATGAAGACTTGCATGTTTTAGTTGAGGCTGAAACACAGGAGGCTTTGGATGCTGCTGCAGGGATGGTGGAGAAGTTGTTGCAGCCTGTTGATGAAGTTTTGAATGAACATAAGAGGCAACAGCTTAGAGAACTTGCTGCTTTGAATGGCACAATAAGGGATGAGGAGTATTGTAGGTTGTGTGGAGAGCAGGGGCATAGACAGTACGCCTGTCCTTCACGTACTACTACATTTAAGAGTGACGTGCTTTGTAAGATTTGTGGGGATGGTGGACATCCAACGATTGATTGTCCTGTTAAGGGAACAACAGGAAAGAAAATGGATGATGAGTATCAAAACTTTTTGGCCGAGTTAGGTGGGACTATGCCAGAATCCTCAACTAAGCAAACTGCTACCCTTGCCTTGGGTCCAGGTAGTTCTGGAAGCAATCCTCCCTGGTCTAGTAGTAATACAGGCGGTCTTGGTAGTGCAAATCAAGCAGGAGGACTAGGAGCAAATGGAGTTAAACCTATTAAAGAGTATGATGATACCAATTTGTATATTGGCTATCTGCCACCTAATCTTGATGACGATGGTTTGATTGGTTTGTTCTCCGCTTTTGGTGATATCGTGATGGCTAAGGTTATTAAGGACCGGGTCACTGGAGTGAGCAAGGGTTATGGTTTTGTGAAGTACCGTGACATTCAAATGGCTAATAATGCTATTGCAAGCATGAATGGTTACCGTATAGATGGCCGAACTATTGCTGTGAGAGTTGCTGGGAAGCCACCCCAGCCCACTGTTCCTCCAGGCCCTCCTGCATCAACTATGCCTGCATATCCCATTGCATCTCAGCCAGTTGGTGCTTATCCATCACAGCAGTTTACCCCAGGTGGTCCTCTTCCAAATGCACCACCTGCTGGCTATGCAGGTCCTCCTGCTAGCTATGGCGGAGCCCCAGTTCCTTGGGGGCCGCCAGTTCCTCCTCCCTATGCACCTTATGCCCCTCCCCCTCCTGGATCCACAATGTATCCTCCTGTACCAGGACAGCCTATGCCCCCTTATGGTTATCCTCCACCAGTACAGCCTGCTCCCTCAGGTGCACCTACTCCGACAGTGACTTCCAGTGAAGCTCAGCAAAGCTACCCACCAGGAGTTCAATCTGAGAACAGCACCTCTGCTCCACCGTCATCATCAAATATCTATTGCAGTTCTGTAGCAGTACCTTCTGGTGCTCAACCTGCATATGTTACTGCTTCATTAGGTTACTCATCTTATTACAATGCAGTTCCTCCTCCCCCTCCTGCACCTGCTTCAACAGGTGACCATACCCAGGGCATCAGTAATGTGCCTTGGGCTCCAAATCCTCCTCTGCCTCCCCCAGTTTCCTCTTCTTCAGAGAAAACAGCCTATGGTGCAGATTCAGAGTATGAGAAGTTCATGGCAGAGATGAAATGA
- the LOC8289628 gene encoding PLAT domain-containing protein 3 — MKSLPIAVLLLLALFSAAREDHDDECVYTLYVKTGSIIKAGTDSKISLTLGDSQGRSVWVTDLESWGLMGPKHDYYERGNLDIFSGRGRCIGTPICRLNLTSDGSGPHHGWYCDYIEVTSTGLHKECSQTIFYVDQWLATDVAPYKLTAEIDGCGLWDESAKQGMKRRFVVGKNRRRSADA; from the exons ATGAAGAGTCTCCCCATCGCAGTCCTACTCTTGCTCGCTCTCTTCTCTGCTGCAAGAGAAGACCAT GATGATGAGTGTGTTTACACCCTTTACGTTAAAACAGGATCCATAATCAAGGCGGGGACAGATTCGAAGATCAGCCTGACCCTTGGCGATTCACAAGGCCGATCCGTTTGGGTCACAGACCTCGAATCATGGGGTTTAATGGGCCCCAAACACGACTACTACGAGCGGGGTAACCTTGACATCTTCAGCGGCCGCGGCCGCTGCATTGGCACACCCATTTGCCGCCTTAACTTGACCTCTGATGGCTCAGGACCACACCACGGATGGTACTGTGATTACATTGAGGTCACTTCCACTGGACTACATAAGGAGTGTAGCCAAACTATCTTTTACGTGGATCAGTGGCTGGCTACTGATGTTGCTCCTTACAAGTTAACGGCTGAGATTGATGGGTGTGGTTTGTGGGATGAGTCTGCGAAGCAGGGCATGAAGAGGAGGTTTGTTGTCGGGAAGAATCGCAGAAGATCTGCTGATGCTTGA